The following proteins come from a genomic window of Kitasatospora sp. NBC_01246:
- a CDS encoding enoyl-CoA hydratase/isomerase family protein: MNVSSEAIPYPPYPLQPPAPPGRAPAGEAAHDRAAYEAGDPEPAGSHAPAPRAVHAERRGAVLYVELDSPETGNAVTEAVLRDLLAVLAAPDPAVRAVVLSGAGPDFCLGGDRDEFADSLGADPTGGGIRTAGTLARQVCAALTDSPAVTIARVQGRAIGAGFALALACDLRVGADTAAFRLPELALGLPVAWGGLLPRLLHEVGAARAREIILTGRPVGAAEAYDLSILQRVVPEEELDVAVAEWVRPVTRRPEAALRVTKTLLNSHAAATRLADTSVLDAELMAAVLAGAHYARGTGAPPSS; the protein is encoded by the coding sequence ATGAACGTTTCCTCCGAGGCGATCCCGTACCCTCCGTACCCCCTCCAGCCGCCGGCGCCGCCCGGGCGGGCCCCCGCGGGCGAGGCGGCCCATGACCGCGCCGCGTACGAGGCGGGCGATCCGGAGCCCGCCGGTTCCCACGCCCCGGCGCCCCGCGCCGTCCACGCCGAGCGCCGGGGCGCGGTGCTGTACGTCGAGCTGGACAGCCCCGAGACCGGCAACGCCGTCACCGAGGCCGTGCTGCGCGACCTCCTCGCCGTGCTGGCCGCGCCGGACCCGGCCGTCCGCGCCGTGGTGCTGTCCGGCGCCGGTCCGGACTTCTGCCTCGGCGGCGACCGGGACGAGTTCGCCGACTCGCTCGGCGCGGACCCCACGGGTGGCGGCATCCGCACCGCCGGCACCCTGGCCCGCCAGGTCTGCGCGGCCCTCACCGACAGCCCGGCCGTCACCATCGCGCGGGTCCAGGGCCGGGCGATCGGCGCCGGCTTCGCGCTGGCCCTCGCCTGTGACCTGCGGGTCGGCGCCGACACGGCCGCCTTCCGGCTGCCCGAACTCGCCCTCGGCCTGCCCGTCGCGTGGGGCGGCCTGCTGCCCCGACTGCTGCACGAGGTGGGCGCGGCCCGGGCCCGCGAGATCATCCTCACCGGCCGCCCGGTCGGAGCCGCCGAGGCGTACGACCTCTCCATCCTCCAGCGGGTCGTCCCCGAGGAGGAGCTGGACGTGGCGGTGGCCGAGTGGGTCAGGCCCGTGACGCGCCGCCCCGAAGCCGCGCTGCGGGTCACCAAGACGCTGCTCAACTCCCACGCGGCGGCGACCAGGCTGGCCGACACCTCTGTCCTGGACGCGGAGTTGATGGCCGCCGTCCTCGCCGGCGCCCACTACGCCCGCGGGACCGGCGCTCCGCCGTCCTCCTGA
- a CDS encoding cytochrome P450: MGDLVPAPWGGYLVTGYDACDQVLRGRNWLVPDLAWQGRQTETERWQAVATQEMSRTLHRLNAPVHTRQRQGLGNLFGRHTLQALAPEIEADVTELLDRLAERIRVDGEADLASLVGDRLPINTIGRWLDLPPEDYAHILEITHNQVHAQELLPTKSQLAISEAATLHLRRYFTDLVQERRAHPGDDVVSGWIRTWDALESDREATDRTVYELTMFVTIASLEATAASLSLMVWSLLRSPGTWDWLRARPEHIDDAVEEALRYDPPVRLNSRVAGEDTELAGVSIPKDTMVHVMYGAANRDPRRNPAPHTFDVLRKGSHIAFGGGAHYCLGAALARLEARTLLGQLLRRFPTLRVVGQPEFAPRMVFHRVMSLRVAA, encoded by the coding sequence ATGGGCGATCTCGTGCCGGCGCCGTGGGGCGGGTACCTGGTCACCGGTTACGACGCGTGCGACCAGGTCCTGCGCGGCAGGAACTGGCTCGTCCCCGACCTGGCCTGGCAGGGGCGGCAGACCGAGACCGAGCGCTGGCAGGCCGTCGCCACCCAGGAGATGAGCCGGACCCTCCACCGGCTCAACGCCCCCGTCCACACCCGGCAGCGGCAGGGCCTCGGGAACCTCTTCGGCCGCCACACCCTCCAGGCTCTGGCGCCGGAGATCGAGGCCGACGTCACCGAGCTGCTCGACCGGCTGGCCGAGCGAATACGCGTGGACGGCGAGGCGGACCTGGCCTCATTGGTCGGCGACCGGCTCCCGATCAACACCATCGGGCGCTGGCTGGACCTTCCGCCGGAGGACTACGCGCACATCCTGGAGATCACCCACAACCAGGTGCACGCCCAGGAACTCCTGCCCACCAAGAGCCAGTTGGCGATCTCCGAAGCGGCCACCCTGCACCTGCGCCGGTACTTCACCGACCTCGTCCAGGAGCGTCGTGCCCATCCGGGCGACGACGTGGTGTCCGGCTGGATCCGCACCTGGGACGCGCTGGAGTCGGACCGCGAGGCCACCGACCGGACCGTCTACGAGCTCACCATGTTCGTCACCATCGCGTCGCTGGAGGCCACGGCGGCGTCGCTCTCCCTGATGGTGTGGTCGCTGCTCCGGTCCCCGGGCACCTGGGACTGGCTGCGGGCCCGGCCGGAGCACATCGACGACGCGGTCGAGGAGGCGCTGCGCTACGACCCGCCGGTCCGCCTCAACAGCCGGGTGGCGGGGGAGGACACGGAGCTGGCCGGGGTGTCCATTCCCAAGGACACCATGGTCCACGTGATGTACGGCGCGGCCAACCGCGACCCGCGCCGCAATCCGGCTCCGCACACCTTCGACGTCCTCCGCAAGGGCTCCCACATCGCCTTCGGCGGGGGCGCCCACTACTGCCTCGGCGCGGCCCTGGCCCGGCTGGAGGCGCGCACCCTGCTGGGGCAGCTGCTGCGGCGCTTCCCGACCCTGCGGGTGGTGGGCCAGCCCGAGTTCGCACCCCGGATGGTCTTCCACCGGGTGATGTCCTTGAGAGTGGCGGCATGA
- a CDS encoding cytochrome P450 — protein sequence MESPQRSAPQSPPPGCPMHGGPTPLYGEMFSSDPEAVYDALRAHGPVAPVELSPGVDATLVTSHEVALRVLQNPGLFARDSRRWSALKEGRVPMDSPVLPMMFYRPNCLFTDGTEHLRLRKAVTESLERLNDNRLNRHVERIAGYLIDQFSPLGRADLINDYAKLLPLLLFNQLFGCPADIGDRLTRSMSALFDGLDVLQANEELNACLMDLVALKRRQPGDDITSWLVQHPAGLRDEELKDQLVMLMGAGVEPERNLIGNALLLLLSGDAGSGMRIEDALDDVLWNNPPIANYATHFPMQDVEVGGVRMPADSPVVISFAAANTDPALTDARLTLSKGAHLAWGAGPHACPAKSPAQLIALTAIECLLNALPDVTLAVPAQSVGWRPGPFQRGLVSLPVRFSPAPVRPPVAGTGAGLGGPPAGQAATNGTPHPPAATAAAPAAGRAPAKQKGWWSSFLDVFRL from the coding sequence ATGGAATCTCCGCAGCGCTCCGCCCCGCAGTCGCCGCCCCCGGGCTGCCCGATGCACGGCGGCCCGACCCCGCTGTACGGGGAGATGTTCTCGTCCGACCCCGAGGCGGTCTACGACGCGCTGCGCGCGCACGGCCCCGTCGCGCCCGTGGAGTTGTCGCCCGGTGTGGACGCCACGCTGGTGACCTCGCACGAGGTCGCCCTGCGGGTGCTGCAGAACCCGGGGCTGTTCGCCCGGGACTCCCGGCGGTGGTCGGCGCTGAAGGAGGGGCGGGTGCCGATGGACAGCCCCGTCCTGCCGATGATGTTCTACCGGCCCAACTGCCTGTTCACGGACGGCACCGAGCACCTCCGGCTGCGCAAGGCCGTCACCGAGAGCCTGGAGCGGCTCAACGACAACCGGCTCAACCGGCACGTCGAGCGGATCGCCGGCTACCTGATCGACCAGTTCAGCCCGCTGGGCCGGGCCGACCTGATCAACGACTACGCCAAGCTGCTGCCGCTGCTGCTGTTCAACCAGCTCTTCGGCTGCCCGGCCGACATCGGCGACCGGCTGACCCGCAGCATGTCCGCGCTCTTCGACGGGCTGGACGTGCTCCAGGCCAACGAGGAGCTGAACGCCTGCCTGATGGACCTGGTCGCGCTGAAGCGCCGCCAGCCCGGCGACGACATCACCTCGTGGCTCGTCCAGCACCCGGCCGGGCTGCGCGACGAGGAGCTCAAGGACCAGCTGGTCATGCTGATGGGCGCCGGGGTCGAGCCCGAGCGCAACCTGATAGGCAACGCGCTGCTCCTGCTGCTGTCCGGTGACGCCGGCTCCGGGATGCGCATCGAGGACGCCCTCGACGACGTGCTGTGGAACAACCCGCCGATCGCCAACTACGCGACGCACTTCCCGATGCAGGACGTCGAGGTGGGCGGGGTCCGGATGCCCGCGGACAGCCCGGTGGTGATCAGCTTCGCCGCCGCCAACACCGACCCGGCGCTGACCGACGCCCGACTGACCCTCAGCAAGGGCGCCCACCTCGCCTGGGGCGCCGGCCCGCACGCCTGCCCGGCCAAGTCGCCGGCCCAGCTGATCGCGCTGACCGCGATCGAGTGCCTGCTCAACGCGCTCCCGGACGTCACGCTCGCGGTGCCCGCGCAGAGCGTGGGCTGGCGGCCGGGCCCGTTCCAGCGCGGACTGGTCTCGCTGCCGGTGCGGTTCAGCCCGGCGCCCGTCCGCCCCCCGGTGGCGGGCACGGGAGCCGGCCTCGGTGGCCCGCCCGCCGGCCAGGCCGCCACCAACGGGACGCCGCACCCGCCGGCCGCCACCGCCGCGGCGCCCGCCGCGGGCCGGGCCCCGGCCAAGCAGAAGGGGTGGTGGAGCTCCTTCCTGGACGTCTTCCGGCTCTGA
- a CDS encoding GTP-binding protein, giving the protein MDFNAGSPEDIYVPGGVTTAVKILVVGHFAVGKTTLIGALSEIAPLSTEEKMTQASTGVDDLRGAPDKKTTTVALDFGRLTLGDDLVLYLFGTPGQQRFMQLWEDMARGALGALLLTDPTRLTDTFPVIDLIEQYGLEYAVAVNSFDRQSDYTEDELREALDLLPHTPVVFCDARDQRSSADALLTLVRHLLERAS; this is encoded by the coding sequence ATGGACTTCAACGCCGGTTCGCCTGAGGACATCTACGTCCCGGGCGGGGTGACGACCGCCGTCAAGATCCTGGTCGTGGGCCACTTCGCGGTCGGCAAGACCACGCTCATCGGCGCCCTGTCGGAGATCGCCCCGCTGAGCACCGAGGAGAAGATGACGCAGGCGTCCACCGGCGTCGACGACCTCCGGGGCGCACCGGACAAGAAGACCACGACCGTGGCCCTGGACTTCGGCCGGCTGACGCTCGGCGACGACCTGGTGCTGTACCTGTTCGGCACGCCGGGCCAGCAGCGCTTCATGCAGCTCTGGGAGGACATGGCGCGGGGGGCGCTGGGAGCGCTGCTGCTGACCGACCCGACCCGGCTCACGGACACCTTCCCCGTCATCGACCTGATCGAGCAGTACGGCCTGGAGTACGCCGTGGCGGTCAACAGCTTCGACCGGCAGAGCGACTACACCGAGGACGAGCTGCGCGAGGCGCTCGACCTGCTGCCGCACACGCCGGTGGTGTTCTGCGACGCCCGCGACCAGCGGTCGTCGGCCGACGCGCTGCTGACCCTCGTCCGGCACCTGCTCGAACGCGCCTCCTGA
- a CDS encoding DUF742 domain-containing protein, which produces MTVPGEEQRVASGFIRSYVITGGRELPSADDLSLITLVTVAPEQGLPARPSPETTAIWELCSGGYLSVAEVAAHLVLPVGVVRLLLTDLIREGRLLRRAAPPPAQAPDPRLLEKVLHGLQRRFA; this is translated from the coding sequence ATGACGGTTCCCGGCGAGGAGCAGCGGGTTGCCAGCGGATTCATCCGCTCCTATGTCATCACTGGCGGCCGTGAGCTGCCGAGTGCGGACGACCTGTCCCTGATCACCCTGGTCACCGTCGCTCCCGAGCAGGGCCTCCCGGCCCGGCCGAGCCCGGAGACCACGGCGATCTGGGAACTGTGCTCCGGCGGCTACCTCTCGGTGGCCGAGGTCGCGGCCCACCTGGTGCTCCCGGTGGGGGTGGTCCGGCTGCTGCTGACGGACCTGATCCGCGAGGGGCGGCTGCTGCGCCGGGCGGCCCCGCCACCGGCCCAGGCCCCGGATCCGAGACTTCTAGAGAAGGTACTGCATGGACTTCAACGCCGGTTCGCCTGA
- a CDS encoding roadblock/LC7 domain-containing protein, whose product MSPDLTWVLNDVLQVRGARHAILVSADGLLLERSSEIGRDEAETNAAAMSSMQSLSRAVAPFVGGNGGTWRQTLLEYDHGWIFLIAAGSGAYLAASTASDVDMEAMSFRMQQQVGALGRAMTAAPRQSTHSGS is encoded by the coding sequence GTGAGCCCTGATCTGACCTGGGTGCTCAACGACGTGCTGCAGGTGCGCGGTGCCCGGCACGCCATTCTCGTCTCCGCCGACGGCCTCCTGCTCGAACGGTCCAGCGAGATCGGCCGCGACGAGGCGGAGACCAACGCCGCCGCGATGAGTTCGATGCAGTCGCTGAGCCGCGCGGTGGCCCCGTTCGTCGGCGGCAACGGCGGGACGTGGCGCCAGACGCTCCTGGAGTACGACCACGGCTGGATCTTCCTGATCGCGGCCGGCAGCGGCGCCTACCTCGCGGCCTCCACCGCCTCCGACGTGGACATGGAAGCGATGTCCTTCCGGATGCAGCAGCAGGTGGGCGCGCTCGGACGGGCCATGACAGCGGCGCCGCGCCAGAGCACACACAGCGGCTCATGA
- a CDS encoding ATP-binding protein: protein MTSFVQEPFFWVSIVVMLVVVGVSLQARRTNLSLRRRNVSLEETAAQAQRQRDELGALNSRLQSQHAAVLAEVRRDAEEDTKAVLKAAMRTLQGLADEQQVVIDKVQRKYGDSPQILADLMLIDHTNSQFGRRAQGIAVLCGGWLGRRETVASIYDVARSAQGRIRHFDRVQIHSRVSVSLVSKVVEPVAVVLAELLANATNYSAPDTPVEISVQAVPTGVCLIIDDAGLGMGQEEKDRAAALLNPGAPISLTGLGNPPKFGFAVSGMLAARYGFRVSVDSVSPYGGVRAVVLLPAELLSSEVAPPAAAGHGDYSGAYQGAQQNAYQGEYDGAQQSTYPSTYQGEYQGEPVEQPVPARAQRLASLPEPVPAALAQVAPAAAQAVPEMTADGRLPRRRRQRTVSVVPHPQDSGRVDEPVPSTGQETASRLGAFQRGTLSGRNTMTTEGTEIQ from the coding sequence ATGACGTCATTTGTGCAGGAACCCTTTTTCTGGGTCTCCATCGTGGTGATGCTCGTAGTAGTCGGGGTCTCCCTCCAAGCCCGCAGGACGAACCTCTCCCTGCGCAGGCGAAACGTTTCCCTTGAGGAGACGGCCGCCCAGGCGCAGCGGCAGCGCGACGAACTCGGCGCGCTGAACTCGCGCCTGCAGAGCCAGCACGCGGCCGTGCTGGCGGAGGTCCGCCGGGACGCCGAGGAGGACACCAAGGCCGTCCTCAAGGCGGCGATGCGGACCCTGCAGGGTCTGGCCGACGAGCAGCAGGTCGTCATCGACAAGGTCCAGCGCAAGTACGGCGACAGCCCGCAGATCCTCGCCGACCTGATGCTGATCGACCACACCAACAGCCAGTTCGGCCGGCGCGCCCAGGGCATCGCGGTGCTCTGCGGCGGCTGGCTGGGCCGCCGGGAGACCGTCGCCTCGATCTACGACGTGGCCCGCAGCGCCCAGGGCCGGATCCGGCACTTCGACCGGGTGCAGATCCACTCCCGGGTCAGCGTCTCGCTGGTCAGCAAGGTCGTCGAGCCGGTCGCCGTCGTGCTGGCCGAGCTGCTGGCCAACGCCACCAACTACTCCGCGCCGGACACCCCGGTGGAGATCAGCGTCCAGGCCGTCCCGACCGGGGTCTGCCTGATCATCGACGACGCCGGCCTCGGCATGGGGCAGGAGGAGAAGGACCGCGCCGCCGCGCTCCTGAACCCCGGTGCGCCGATCAGCCTCACCGGCCTCGGCAACCCCCCGAAGTTCGGCTTCGCCGTCTCCGGCATGCTGGCCGCCCGCTACGGCTTCCGGGTCTCGGTCGACTCGGTCTCCCCGTACGGCGGGGTGCGGGCCGTGGTGCTGCTTCCCGCCGAACTGCTCAGCAGCGAGGTCGCGCCCCCGGCGGCCGCCGGCCACGGCGACTACAGCGGTGCCTACCAGGGCGCCCAGCAGAACGCGTACCAGGGCGAGTACGACGGCGCCCAGCAGAGCACGTACCCGAGCACGTACCAGGGTGAGTACCAGGGGGAGCCGGTGGAGCAGCCCGTACCGGCCCGGGCGCAGCGGCTCGCGTCGCTGCCCGAGCCCGTTCCGGCCGCCCTCGCCCAGGTCGCCCCGGCCGCGGCGCAGGCGGTCCCGGAGATGACGGCGGACGGACGGCTGCCCAGGCGCCGCCGCCAGCGCACTGTCTCGGTGGTCCCGCACCCGCAGGACTCCGGCCGCGTCGACGAGCCGGTGCCGAGCACCGGCCAGGAGACGGCGTCCCGCCTCGGCGCGTTCCAGCGCGGGACGCTGTCCGGGCGCAACACCATGACCACGGAAGGAACCGAGATCCAGTGA